GGCGCTCGACATCGTGCTCACGAACGACGCCCTGCGCGAGCAGTTCGAGCGCAACACGCCGATGGGCCGGCCGGGCACGGTCGAGGACATCGCGGCGGCCGCGCTCTACCTCGCGTCGCCCGCCTCGGCGTGGGTGACGGGCAAGGTCTTCCAGATCGACGGCGGCACCGAGAGCCCGTCGATCGTCGTGCCCGCGCCGCCGCTCTAGCGGGGCGCGCGCACCCGCGGCGGCCGCGCACTCGGGTCTTGACCGGAGCGCGGTGCCGCGGCGCGCGCACGGCGCGAACTTCCGTGTGCAGTGCGCGGGCGCGCGATCCGATCGTGCGTTCCGTGCGCGCCCGGAGCGGCCGTCGCCGCGCCCCCGCGGCCCGCCCGGAGTGCCTCGCATGTGCCGCTTCACGCTCCACCTCGGTGCGCCCATCCGCATGAGCGCGCTGCTGCTCGACCCCGAGCACTCGCTCATCCGCCAGAGCTCGCACTCGCGCGAGCGCGACGAGCCGCTCAACGGCGACGGCTTCGGCGTCGGCTGGTACGCGCCGCGGCTCGGGCCCGAGCCCGCCGTCTTCCGCTCCATCACACCCGCGTGGAACAACCGCAACCTGCGCAACCTCGCGCGCGTCGTCGCGAGCCGCTGCATCCTCGCGCACGTGCGCGCGGCGACGCAGTCGAGCGCCGTGAACGAGGCCAACTGCCATCCGTTCCGGTACGGCCGCTATCTATTCATGCACAACGGCGACGTCGGGAACTTCCGGAAGGTGCGCCGACACCTGCTCGAGAGCGTGCGCAACGAGGCGTTCGACAACGTGTACGGGAGCACGGACACCGAGCACGTGTTCGCGCTCGCGATCGACGAGCTGCTGCGCGGCCCGCGCGGCCTCGACGCGACCGAGGCGATGGCGCGCGCGCTCACGGGCGCCATCGAGCGCGTGCTCGAGCTCGTCGACGCGCACGGCGACGGCGAGCCGTCCTACCTGAACTGCGCGCTCGCGAACGGCTCGAGCGCCGTCGTCTCGCGGTTCACGAACGACCCCGACGAGGCGCCGGAATCGCTCTACCTGTTCGAGGGGCCGCTCTATCCCGTCGCCGAGGACGAGCCCGCTGCGGCGGCTGCGTCGATCGTCGTGAGCTCCGAACGCCTGACGTCGGACGCGGGCTGGGTGGAGGTTCCGGCCAACCACCTCGTCGTGCTGCGCGCCGGCGAGCCGCCGCGGATGCGACCGATCGAGGCGCGCGCCCGCACCGCGGCCTGACGCCGACGGCGCGCGAACGGCGCGCGAACGGCGCGCGGAGGGCGACGCCGCGCGCGGAGGAGCGCGGCGGCGAGCTGCTAGGATGCGCGGCCATGTCGCCCGCCGCCTCGCCCGTCGACGCCGCCGCGGGGCGCGGGCGCATCGTCCTCGTCCTGCTCTTCTTCGTCTCGGGCGCGGCGGGCCTCGTCTACGAAGCCGTCTGGAACCGGCTGCTCGTCCTCCAGATGGGCAACACGGCCTACGCGCTCACCACGATCCTCACCGTGTTCATGGGCGGCCTCGCGCTCGGGAGCTTCGTCGGCGGCCGCGTCGCGTCGCGACTGCGCGACCCGCTCGCGGCCTACGGATGGCTCGAGCTCGGCATCGGCGTCTACGCGACGCTCGTTCCCACGCTGATCGCGGCGCTCGAGCCCGCGATGCGCGTCGTCTACAACTCGTGGTTCCAGTCGCTGCTCGCGTTCAGCTTCTTCCAGTTCCTGGCGTGCGGG
This Myxococcota bacterium DNA region includes the following protein-coding sequences:
- a CDS encoding class II glutamine amidotransferase; translation: MCRFTLHLGAPIRMSALLLDPEHSLIRQSSHSRERDEPLNGDGFGVGWYAPRLGPEPAVFRSITPAWNNRNLRNLARVVASRCILAHVRAATQSSAVNEANCHPFRYGRYLFMHNGDVGNFRKVRRHLLESVRNEAFDNVYGSTDTEHVFALAIDELLRGPRGLDATEAMARALTGAIERVLELVDAHGDGEPSYLNCALANGSSAVVSRFTNDPDEAPESLYLFEGPLYPVAEDEPAAAAASIVVSSERLTSDAGWVEVPANHLVVLRAGEPPRMRPIEARARTAA